One window of the Equus caballus isolate H_3958 breed thoroughbred chromosome 2, TB-T2T, whole genome shotgun sequence genome contains the following:
- the PPT1 gene encoding palmitoyl-protein thioesterase 1: MASPSWLRLLAVALLQASCAATALGRLDPPAPLPLVIWHGMGDSCCNPLSMGAIKKMVEKKIPGIYVLSLEIGKTVMEDVENSFFLNVNSQVTTVCQILAKDPKLQQGYNAMGFSQGGQFLRAVAQRCPSPPMVSLITFGGQHQGIFGLPRCPGESSHICDLIRKTLNAGAYAKAIQERLVQAEYWHDPIKEDVYRNHSVFLADINQERGVNESYKKNLMALKKFVMVKFLNDSIVDPVDSEWFGFYRSGQAKETIPLQETTLYTQDRLGLKEMDKAGQLVFLAVEGDHLQLSEEWFYAHIIPFLE, encoded by the exons ATGGCGTCGCCCAGCTGGTTGCGGCTCCTGGCCGTCGCTCTCCTGCAGGCGTCCTGCGCTGCCACCGCGCTGGGCCGCCTCGACCCGCCGGCGCCGCTGCCGCTGGTGATCTGGCATGGGATGG GAGATAGCTGTTGTAATCCCTTAAGCATGGGTGCTATTAAAAAGATGGTCGAGAAGAAGATACCTGGAATTTATGTCTTGTCTTTAGAGATTGGGAAGACTGTGATGGAG GATGTGGAGAACAGCTTCTTCTTGAATGTCAATTCCCAAGTAACAACAGTGTGTCAGATTCTCGCTAAGGATCCTAAATTGCAGCAAGGCTACAATGCTATGGGATTCTCCCAGGGAGGCCAGTTTCT gagGGCAGTGGCTCAGAGATGCCCATCACCTCCCATGGTCAGTCTGATCACTTTCGGGGGACAGCATCAAG GTATTTTTGGACTCCCTCGTTGCCCAGGAGAGAGCTCTCACATCTGTGACTTGATCAGAAAAACACTGAATGCTGGGGCTTATGCCAAAGCTATTCAAGAGCG CCTGGTGCAAGCAGAATACTGGCATGACCCCATAAAGGAGGACGTCTACCGCAACCACAGCGTCTTCTTGGCAGATATTAATCAGGAGAGA GGTGTCAACGAGTCCTATAAGAAAAACCTGATGGCACTGAAGAAGTTTGTGATGGTGAAATTCCTCAATGATTCCATTGTGGACCCCGTGGATTCTGAG TGGTTTGGATTTTACAGAAGTGGCCAAGCCAAGGAAACCATTCCCTTACAGGAGACCACGCTGTACACCCAG GACCGCCTGGGGCTAAAGGAAATGGACAAGGCGGGACAGCTAGTGTTCCTGGCTGTAGAAGGGGACCATCTTCAACTGTCTGAGGAATGGTTTTATGCCCACATCATACCCTTCCTGGAGTGA